CTACACCGCGATAAAGTCCACGCAAGCCTCCCTCCTTGTAGACACTAGACAGGACATCTCCTATGCCCTTATAAGAGATTTGAGTATGAACACCTTTCATACCATAATTGAAGTTTCCTCTGGTGTTAACTACCTGTAAAACCACAATCAATGAAGTAAATAAAAAAAGATTAGAAACGAACCAGTCGATCAAGAACTTAAAAGTGCAGTTCTTAACTAAGCACAAGTTTATCCACCATTTCTGCTAAACTTCTTCAATCTGCATTCTAAATTTTAATGTTGCAAAAAAAAAAGACAACTTCTCTTTAGAACTATGTCCAAGGGATAATGACCTGATAAGCAAGTTTGGTGCGAGCCAGGTCTAAGGGGTAAGTGCATAAAACTGCCGTTCCACCAGCTGCTGAACCAGCTAAAAGATCAATATGAGGCCCTGATCCTAGAGAAGAATAATTATCCAAGATCCAACACCTATACCGCTCATATGCCATGTAATGTAAGGCTGCATATGGAACAATTCGAACAACACTAGCTCCATTTCCTCTGAAAGACAACAAGAAGTTACAGAACAGTTAATTAAAATGGAGGATGGACACCTAACTAGAAAAAAAAAAAAAAAACAGAGAAAAAAAAAAGATTCTTCATGTCCAACTTACTTGTAGAATCCTAGAAAACCTTCATTCTTTAGCACCTTGTTCAAGGATTGCCCTACCCCTAGAGAACGAAACTCTGCTCTTGTCTATAGAATTCCATGCAAATACACAAAAGACACATATTAGAGAAGCAAAATGCAGGCGTATACACAAACAAACATATAATAAAAAAATATGAAGGTCAATGCACCTAGCATGTACACAAGAATCTGAAGAGCAATGTACCAAGTAGAATCTCTCTTATTTCTAAAGCAAGAACCTTATGCAAAAATGAAATGAAATGCCTCACCTGCAAGAGTATCTTGGTCCGTTCCAGCGGCGCAATGGCAGTCTTAGCAAATCCCCCGGCTGCCCCTCCAGCAATCAGCTCTTTAACATACACAGGCATGCTATCAATTAACGATACCTCAGGCCGGTTAGCCGAAGCATCAACTAAATCCGCCACATTTGTGGTCAAGGTTGATGATCTTTGCGCAGAAGAACCCATCTCAAAGACTCAAAACTTTGTCACACAAAAAGAAATGCAGAAAAACACACGCCTTGTGAATTCGACAAATTCGATTATGAAATTTATCCTGCCTGAAGTATGAACAACTCCTTATCCCATCTATCTCTCGAACAGCAAAAAAGAAAGGTATTGCGAAGAAAGTTCAGGTCAAATGGCCTGAGAACACCCAGAAACGAGTCGGGCACGCTCACAAGCCGATCCTGCTCCTCGGTGATAACTAGATACATCCAAAGAAATCCAGCCAACCCCGCCAAACTAAGCAATCACTCAAAACCCTCGCAACAATGATGCATAAATCACAAACCCATCAACAAAACTCAAAATCGAAACAAACAATCTATCTATCAGCCGAATCCAATCCCTCAATGCCCCTAGGAAAATGGGGGAGAAGGGCAAAGAGGAATTGAACACGTAAAAGGGAAACCCACCAGAAATTGGTGGATCAGAGACGAGAAGAGGGCACGTCAAAGTTTTAAAGAGGGACGAGGATTCCTCGGACTCTCCTCGAATCCCGAATCCTCTCTGTCTCTCAAAACAACTAAACTTGTTTGTTGTCCTGCTTCTCTCTCTGGTCTCTATATCTGTCTGCCGAACGCGCTTCTAGGAATCTCGAATTTCATGGATCGGGTGAAATGAAAGAAAAAAATTCATGTTGTTTTTGGTCAAAATTGATTTTTCGTCAATAAATACGGAAACGTATATTGTTGACTCCGTCCTTAACGTACGTGATGCCCACGGTGGCGATATTGCAGAGAAGCTTTTACGTACGTACTGCTCCCCTCAAACCAGCTTGGATTGCCGACTAGTTCGACGTCTCGATCATATTTTTTGATACGTGGACTGAACAAAAGATTCAGTAACATCATAGAATTGGTGAGGAAACTTCTGGTACTTACCTGAATAATAAGTTCAGTAACATCATAGAATTGGTGAGGAAACTTCTGGTACTTACCTGAATAATAAGTTAGGTTTATAAAACCTAACAGGCGACTCATCAACAATTCAACATGAAAGTTTCATTGTCACTCATCACGTATTCACGATTGTATTTTCATCATGAAAGATTTTTCTAGGTTTTCTTTCTCAGTTCTTTATTCTTCATCCTCTTTCGGATATATTATTCACTTCTGAACATTGTGTCCCAATCAATCAATATGGGGATGGAGATTTAAGTATCTAAGATTCAATGAGAGGATGAATCACAATAGAGAATATGAATGGTTCTGATTAATTATTAGAAATCAATATCAGACCATACCCTAGCTTATAGTGGAATATTATTAATTATTACTTTGAGAACGTGTCTTGCATGTATTTGTGCGTGGTTAATTTACATAACATGGATCTCTCAAGGTGGAAATGATGTACTATGCTCGAGCCGGAATCATGTCTAGATCGATCACATAGGGTGATTTGTTGTTCGAAAGGGATCAAATAGGGTAATTTGTTTGCTCAAACTTATATGAAAATGCTCTCTGTTACAGACTTACAATATGGTACAAATTATATTTCCATAAAAGCCAGGGGTTTTGGTTACTAGTGTAAACACGAAAATTCATGTAACAAATGACAGAAAGACACGTGTACAAAATAAAATATTTGTATTGATAAATTTATGAGTTACAATCTCTGTGGGTATTCTTTTACAAAAATTTTCTCTTATTCGAACTCCGACGTCGATTTGATCCAAGGGTGACGAGCACTTGATCTTGAATCGAATGGTTTTAGTTTGGACTTCTTGTCATGTTGATGATTTGTAGAAGTTGATTGACTAAGGGCCGTAGAGGCTTGTTCTTGATCGAACTTAGGCCACGAGCGGTGTCACGTGGTGAACGTTCTTTGGCTTTGATGGCGGATGAATCGGCATGTGTGTTTAGTGCTTATTGATTCTTCACAAGCTTGTTGAAGAACTTGGTAGAAGTTTTGATTTGTTGAAGACTTAAAGATAAGAGTTGATCAAGGGTCGCTGAGGCTTGATGTTGATCGAGTTTGGGCCACGAGCGGTTTCACGCGGTGATTTGTTCTTCGTCTTGAGGTTGATGAAGAATTGGCTATTTGGTAGCTTGATGATTCTTCAAGGGTTTTGGGAGGCTTCTGAGCTCTCGGGAGTAATTTTTCTCTCTTGTCCGGAAGTCCTCCTCTTGATGTGAGAGGGGGTATTTATAGTGTCAATGCTTATCCGTGAAGTCACCGCTTTAATTTTGTTTCTTTAACGGTATAATTAAATCAATCAGTCTTGATTGATTGATCTAATTATAATTATTAACATAATTAAATCAATTGGTATTTATTTATTGATTCGATTATGACCGATAAGGTATTTTGCCGATTTGATTAAATGCCCGACTTCATTTCCGATAATCAATTTAATTTGATTTAAATCTGATTATCGATTGACATTTAATATCTGCTTTTGGTCAGGATTGATGATTTTTGTTGTCGAACGACCATTCACACGTCGCCACGTGTCATTTTCGAAAACTTTTCAACTTTGCCAACTCACGAGCCACGTATGCAATTTATCGGGTCCATGCGCCTTATGAATAATTCAATGATTATTATTCTCATTAAATTTTATGCGTCTACAAATGCCCCCACTTCAAGGTGCGCCGTAGTCATATTGCCGTCACGTGCCGGAGGTGCGACTTGAAGTCCATGTTTTTGATACGGACAATTTTGGGCCATCTTCTTGAGCTCTAAAGTGTGTGGGATTTGTTTCCTTAAATTTGGCGGCAATTGAAAAACATGTTTCTGCATAATCTCGGAGACTATGTAGAATCACGGTGGAACACGAACATGGACAATAAACAACATGGGCACGAGACAAGGACATGTAGTGATTCACCATGCCATCGGAGGACATGGCTACGTCCACTTTACAATCAACTATTATGGCCAATAGGCCTTTGTGGAGTGAGTAGAGATTTCTTTTTTCTACACATGGGAAGCCTTCCTTTTATAGCTAAGGAAGGTTCCCACATATTACATATTTTCAATGTGGGACAAACTATACATAACTATTATCATGGTGTCTTCTTGTGGAGCTTG
The window above is part of the Fragaria vesca subsp. vesca linkage group LG2, FraVesHawaii_1.0, whole genome shotgun sequence genome. Proteins encoded here:
- the LOC101314429 gene encoding graves disease carrier protein-like, producing MGSSAQRSSTLTTNVADLVDASANRPEVSLIDSMPVYVKELIAGGAAGGFAKTAIAPLERTKILLQTRAEFRSLGVGQSLNKVLKNEGFLGFYKGNGASVVRIVPYAALHYMAYERYRCWILDNYSSLGSGPHIDLLAGSAAGGTAVLCTYPLDLARTKLAYQVVNTRGNFNYGMKGVHTQISYKGIGDVLSSVYKEGGLRGLYRGVGPTLTGILPYAGLKFYIYEKLKSHVPEEYEKSIGMKLSCGALAGLVGQTFTYPLDVVRRQMQVENLQPSGGVKYKNTMHGLKYIIRNQGWQKLFAGLSINYIKIVPSVAIGFTAYDAMKVWLHITPQQKSQRITAS